In the genome of Populus nigra chromosome 9, ddPopNigr1.1, whole genome shotgun sequence, one region contains:
- the LOC133703936 gene encoding epidermis-specific secreted glycoprotein EP1-like has product MSRFSSSMSLSFKIFFFLFNFSFLAYATVPSSKTFKYINQGEFGEYSVEYLADYRVLPLSTFPFQLCFYNTTPNAYTLGLRMGHRRSESIMRWVWDANRGKPVHENATLSFKRDGNLILTDFDGTIAWQTGTANKGVIGLNLLPDGNLVLYDQRGKFIWQSFDHPTDTLLVGQNLRSSGPNRLVSRISNMDSSLGPYSFVMEQRYWALYYKVKNSPKPLLYYKSDEFGNGQGSLAHLNFYCKPEYEQAYAFEVGFTYEMNNSPSSGTYILTRPKYNSTYSMLRLESDGNLKIYTYNENVDWGAWDLTFKLFDRDSDLEISECKLPQRCGSLGVCEDNQCVACPRPQGFLGWSKSCAPPALPPCKGGAYVDYYKVVGVEHFLNGYNEGEGPMKLVDCRNKCNNDCGCLGFFYKEESSKCLLAPVLGTLVGVSSPSHVGYIKMSK; this is encoded by the coding sequence ATGTCTCGGTTTTCATCTTCAATGTCTCTTTCCTTcaagattttcttctttttgttcaatttttcctTCTTAGCCTATGCCACTGTCCCCTCCTCCAAGACTTTCAAATACATCAATCAAGGTGAATTTGGGGAATATAGTGTTGAATACTTGGCAGATTACCGTGTCTTGCCCCTTTCTACATTTCCCTTTCAACTTTGCTTCTACAACACCACCCCAAATGCTTACACCCTCGGGCTACGCATGGGCCATCGTCGGTCTGAGTCCATAATGCGCTGGGTCTGGGACGCCAATCGTGGTAAGCCGGTTCATGAAAATGCAACCCTAAGCTTCAAACGAGACGGGAACCTAATCCTGACTGATTTTGATGGCACTATAGCATGGCAAACTGGCACCGCAAACAAGGGTGTGATAGGTCTCAACTTGCTTCCAGATGGTAATTTGGTTTTGTATGATCAAAGGGGTAAATTTATTTGGCAGAGTTTTGATCACCCAACTGACACACTACTGGTAGGTCAAAACTTGCGATCCAGTGGCCCAAATAGGCTTGTTAGTCGCATCTCTAACATGGATAGCTCACTAGGGCCTTACAGCTTTGTAATGGAGCAACGGTATTGGGCCTTGTACTATAAGGTTAAAAATTCACCAAAACCTTTGCTTTATTACAAGTCCGATGAGTTTGGTAATGGCCAAGGTTCATTGGCACATCTCAATTTTTACTGCAAACCCGAGTACGAACAAGCCTATGCTTTTGAGGTAGGATTTACTTACGAAATGAACAACTCTCCTAGCTCTGGCACTTACATTCTGACTAGGCCAAAATACAATAGCACATACTCAATGCTACGTTTGGAATCTGATGGTAACTTGAAAATTTATACTTACAATGAAAATGTGGATTGGGGAGCTTGGGACTTGACATTCAAGCTCTTTGATAGAGATAGTGATCTCGAAATTAGTGAGTGCAAGTTACCACAAAGGTGTGGTTCACTAGGAGTTTGCGAGGACAACCAATGTGTGGCTTGCCCTAGGCCGCAAGGATTTTTGGGGTGGAGCAAGAGCTGCGCACCACCAGCGCTGCCACCGTGCAAAGGCGGAGCCTACGTGGATTACTACAAAGTCGTGGGTGTTGAGCATTTCTTGAACGGGTATAATGAAGGAGAGGGCCCCATGAAGTTGGTTGATTGCAGGAACAAGTGCAACAATGATTGTGGGTGCTTGGGATTTTTCTACAAAGAGGAGTCTTCCAAGTGTTTGTTGGCTCCTGTGCTTGGCACTCTGGTCGGTGTTTCCAGTCCTTCCCATGTTGGCTATATCAAAATGTCCAAATAG